The following coding sequences lie in one Acropora palmata chromosome 3, jaAcrPala1.3, whole genome shotgun sequence genomic window:
- the LOC141877928 gene encoding uncharacterized protein LOC141877928 has product MITGENSSANFVSTPSNSAVQMQELDPLTLGASEEVNTSSVCSESRKNSHSSKNIDVSVETFTPEVLGLRKKSPLNSSLYDLTFSEHSKMESEIRIGDGLKESTDGSTRVESMRGKTNEARRDEAITETSGVVTTVVSEGLSFVESTRGIVVVEEVALDRIHEFISGNVANLQNYNSCNNTVYEGKSDGQKSASVDRRCSQTVKSTENSEIGQSLQVSLPNIETFDEDSSDIFRKKFEDLDTKEIAEALTNELKKYSIPQAVFARKVLNRSQGTLSDVLRKPKPWNELRGGREIFRKMKEWLDLPEVKRIPQLRTEAALELDAKARRADLHGRGSKKSRLHFTDSQKRALFAIFKETKKPSKEMQNALAEELGLECGTVANFFMNARRRHPDV; this is encoded by the exons ATGATAACCGGTGAAAATTCATCAGCAAATTTCGTCTCTACGCCGTCAAACTCGGCTGTCCAAATGCAGGAGTTGGATCCGTTAACTCTTGGTGCTTCTGAAGAAGTTAACACATCTTCTGTTTGCAGTGAAAGTAGAAAAAATTCCCACTCCTCCAAAAATATCGACGTCAGTGTTGAAACGTTTACTCCAGAGGTATTAGGCTTACGCAAGAAGTCCCCTTTGAATTCTTCTTTATATGATCTTACATTCAGCGAACACTCAAAGATGGAAAGCGAGATAAGAATTGGTGATGGTTTGAAAGAGAGCACTGATGGCTCAACGAGGGTTGAAAGTATGAGGGGTAAAACAAATGAAGCCAGACGCGATGAGGCAATCACAGAGACGTCTGGAGTGGTGACAACTGTTGTTTCAGAAGGCCTTTCTTTTGTGGAAAGTACACGAGGAATTGTTGTAGTGGAAGAAGTTGCTTTAGATCGAATTCATGAATTTATTTCTGGCAATGTGGCAAATCTGCAAAATTACAACTCTTGTAACAATACGGTCTATGAAGGAAAATCTGATGGACAAAAATCTGCGAGTGTGGATCGAAGATGTTCCCAGACAGTTAAGTCTACGGAAAATTCTGAAATTGGACAATCCTTGCAAGTAAGCTTGCCAAATATAGAAACTTTCGACGAGGATTCCTCGGATATATTTAGGAAAAAATTTGAAGATCTTGACACAAAAGAAATTGCAGAGGCTCTAACGAATGAACTAAAGAAATATTCAATTCCACAAGCCGTTTTTGCGCGTAAAGTTTTAAATCGATCTCAAGGAACATTGAGCGATGTTttgagaaaaccaaaacctTGGAATGAACTCAGAGGAGGACGAGAAATATTTCGTAAAATGAAGGAATGGTTAGATTTACCAGAAGTCAAACGCATACCACAACTTAGGACAGAAG cCGCTTTAGAACTTGATGCAAAGGCAAGAAGAGCTGATCTGCATGGTCGTGGATCAAAAAAGTCACGGCTTCATTTTACGGATTCTCAAAAAAGAGCAttgtttgcaatttttaaggaAACTAAGAAACCTTCCAAGGAAATGCAGAATGCACTTGCTGAAGAACTTGGACTTGAATGTGGCACTGTAGCAAACTTCTTCATGAATGCAAGACGAAGACATCCTGATGTTTAG